Proteins co-encoded in one Desulfitobacterium hafniense DCB-2 genomic window:
- a CDS encoding salicylate synthase, producing the protein MKKYYEKNISMESSKAIYEIAGRLCGGEKENVYLYENKDCVSVGVGIYCEIIVTPEEMVMEKESVRQSIKVSELCRDLDKLFKSVAVDSWRAYGIANFGLARYLYDLNRGGETEELFHFIIPDKEYRVHKDTILLRAFHKEDIERMEKTIANVLPNSAKEKNAVLYDGQEILLFDEEYYKEIVELAVKEIRDKKYQKVILSRKIPVHHRLDMLQTYLQGRQGNTPARSYYYRFPNLEVAGFSPETIAEVDDSGTVYTFPLAGTRALLNDSKANNSLKEELLQDAKEITEHAISVKLADAELEQVCEPDSVAVIEFMSVIERGTVQHLGSRLRGKLRAEYNSWHAFCSLFPAVTASGIPKKEAIEAIGRIEKDARNLYSGAVLTYDDNGTLDAALVLRSIFQNSEETWVRVGAGIVEMSHPQRELTETQEKVSSVARRLVKEG; encoded by the coding sequence ATGAAAAAATACTATGAGAAAAACATCTCAATGGAAAGCAGCAAGGCAATTTATGAGATTGCCGGCCGTCTGTGCGGTGGTGAAAAGGAAAATGTCTATTTATATGAAAACAAGGATTGTGTTTCCGTAGGAGTAGGGATATATTGCGAGATCATCGTTACTCCGGAGGAGATGGTTATGGAAAAGGAGAGTGTCAGACAGAGCATCAAGGTATCCGAGCTCTGCCGGGATCTTGATAAGCTGTTTAAATCTGTGGCTGTTGATTCCTGGCGAGCCTATGGAATTGCCAACTTCGGGTTGGCCAGATACCTATATGATCTGAACAGGGGAGGGGAAACAGAGGAACTCTTTCATTTCATCATACCTGATAAAGAATACAGAGTCCATAAGGATACAATTCTGTTGCGTGCTTTTCATAAGGAAGATATAGAAAGGATGGAGAAAACTATAGCAAATGTATTGCCAAACAGTGCAAAGGAAAAAAATGCTGTGCTTTATGATGGGCAAGAGATCTTGTTATTTGATGAAGAGTATTATAAAGAGATCGTTGAACTTGCGGTTAAAGAGATCAGGGATAAAAAATATCAGAAAGTCATCTTATCCAGAAAGATTCCGGTACACCATCGATTGGATATGCTGCAGACCTACCTGCAGGGAAGACAGGGAAACACTCCGGCCAGGTCCTACTATTACAGGTTTCCCAATTTAGAGGTGGCAGGCTTCAGTCCGGAAACCATTGCTGAAGTGGATGATTCCGGTACCGTTTATACATTTCCCCTGGCCGGAACCAGAGCTTTGCTTAACGATTCAAAAGCAAATAACTCTTTAAAAGAGGAATTGTTGCAGGATGCTAAGGAAATCACTGAACATGCCATTTCGGTAAAGTTGGCTGATGCAGAGCTGGAACAGGTGTGTGAACCGGATTCGGTAGCGGTAATAGAGTTTATGTCGGTTATTGAACGGGGAACTGTACAGCATTTGGGTTCCAGATTAAGAGGAAAGCTTAGGGCAGAGTACAATTCATGGCATGCATTCTGCAGCCTGTTTCCGGCGGTCACTGCTTCCGGAATTCCTAAAAAGGAAGCAATCGAAGCCATTGGCAGGATTGAAAAGGATGCACGCAATTTATACAGTGGCGCTGTGTTAACCTATGATGACAATGGCACCTTAGATGCGGCGTTGGTATTGAGAAGTATATTTCAGAATTCAGAAGAAACATGGGTTAGAGTAGGAGCCGGAATTGTGGAAATGTCACATCCGCAAAGAGAGTTGACAGAAACTCAGGAAAAGGTCAGCAGTGTTGCCAGACGATTAGTTAAAGAAGGTTAA
- a CDS encoding helix-turn-helix domain-containing protein, translating into MDLITTKEAAEIWGITIRRVQALCDNRRIPSAFKLGDIWVMPKDTPKPLDGRTKAARAMSQKNKR; encoded by the coding sequence ATGGATTTGATAACAACAAAAGAAGCAGCGGAAATATGGGGAATAACGATTCGCCGTGTACAAGCCCTATGTGACAATAGGCGTATTCCAAGTGCATTCAAATTAGGTGATATCTGGGTGATGCCCAAGGATACGCCTAAGCCTCTTGACGGCAGGACGAAAGCCGCCAGGGCAATGTCGCAGAAAAATAAAAGATAA
- a CDS encoding MerR family transcriptional regulator: MKVTVRKLADCIGVTPETIRHYREIGLLNPKVRENGYYDYTVNDALAALLTREMRTYGMQLESIRDSSGSIGEYNKLLADREGELEQEIEMLRLELSRMQETRIYASCGLRILNKVEEFAGPPTWAVAAINRKKGFLPDCGVEQWVKHFPFTYVSATIPLEELNSRKGPDLYDIQIGLGALIHYVEKFRLPLDGRAYYQPGGRFIRTCITTRDLFSLCPQDISPLLEHAEAHGYVFASCTGGRLLYIDRTEKGPLFYLLVWVRVD; the protein is encoded by the coding sequence ATGAAAGTCACCGTTCGAAAATTGGCGGATTGCATTGGTGTAACGCCGGAAACCATCCGGCATTACCGGGAGATCGGGCTGCTGAATCCGAAGGTGAGGGAAAACGGCTATTACGACTACACTGTAAACGATGCCCTTGCGGCGCTGCTGACCAGAGAAATGCGCACCTATGGTATGCAGCTTGAATCCATACGGGATTCCTCCGGCAGCATCGGCGAGTACAACAAGCTTTTGGCAGATCGGGAAGGGGAGTTGGAGCAGGAAATAGAGATGCTCCGGCTGGAGCTTTCACGAATGCAGGAGACCCGGATCTACGCCAGCTGCGGCCTACGGATTCTCAACAAGGTGGAGGAATTCGCAGGGCCGCCCACCTGGGCGGTGGCGGCGATCAACCGGAAAAAGGGCTTTCTCCCGGACTGCGGGGTGGAGCAGTGGGTAAAACATTTTCCCTTCACCTATGTATCCGCCACCATCCCCCTGGAGGAACTGAACAGCAGAAAAGGACCGGATCTTTACGACATTCAGATTGGTTTAGGCGCTCTTATTCATTATGTGGAAAAGTTCCGGCTTCCCCTGGACGGCCGCGCCTATTACCAGCCTGGAGGCCGCTTCATCCGCACCTGTATCACCACCCGGGACCTCTTCTCACTGTGCCCCCAGGATATCTCCCCTCTGCTGGAACACGCGGAAGCCCACGGATATGTCTTTGCCAGCTGCACGGGCGGGCGGCTCCTGTATATTGACCGCACGGAAAAGGGGCCCCTTTTCTACCTGCTGGTCTGGGTGCGCGTCGATTAA
- a CDS encoding zinc ribbon domain-containing protein: MKTCIACGMPMTKAADYALGDESKDYCLYCARPDGSMQSYPEKVEGMTDFLIRTQGLDQEAARQTAIRTLSKLPAWQDRE; encoded by the coding sequence ATGAAAACCTGTATTGCCTGCGGTATGCCCATGACGAAAGCCGCCGATTATGCTTTGGGGGACGAGAGCAAGGATTATTGTCTCTATTGCGCAAGGCCTGACGGCTCGATGCAGTCTTATCCGGAGAAAGTGGAGGGGATGACGGATTTTCTCATTCGCACTCAAGGTCTGGACCAAGAAGCAGCCCGGCAGACGGCCATCCGCACTTTGAGCAAGCTCCCGGCGTGGCAGGATCGGGAATAA
- a CDS encoding alpha/beta hydrolase produces the protein MKKGNCKLHRMGEPHGPKVLLIHGAGFYWQTCFARIIRDLKDRYCLLIPELEGHTAHPREYMVSVEETAGKLGEALEELRVDKVQAIYGVSLGASVAVEMAIRGEIKVMNLLLDGGQYEGMGEMTEQYANIMADAFLNLLAGEHLPSPVKENMGFAANNDVEVLQPLIYEHITREALLHALLAAYRYDLKAKNARVDARVSVLIGGNEIYGAQFTPLLAEISRHPLDIYEFPNRGHAEVLSKEPEKISRLIREILNYC, from the coding sequence ATGAAGAAGGGGAATTGTAAGCTGCATAGGATGGGGGAACCCCATGGCCCCAAGGTGCTTTTGATCCATGGGGCGGGATTTTATTGGCAAACCTGCTTTGCCAGGATCATAAGGGACCTGAAAGACCGGTATTGCCTCCTGATTCCGGAACTGGAAGGGCATACCGCCCACCCCAGGGAATACATGGTCTCGGTGGAGGAAACGGCCGGCAAGCTTGGCGAAGCTTTAGAGGAACTTAGGGTTGATAAGGTTCAGGCCATCTACGGGGTTTCCCTGGGTGCCAGTGTAGCCGTAGAAATGGCCATCAGGGGTGAGATCAAGGTCATGAACCTGCTCCTGGATGGGGGTCAATATGAAGGGATGGGGGAAATGACGGAACAATACGCCAATATCATGGCCGATGCCTTTTTAAACCTGCTGGCCGGGGAGCACCTCCCATCCCCGGTCAAAGAAAATATGGGCTTTGCCGCCAACAATGATGTTGAGGTTCTCCAACCCCTCATTTATGAGCATATAACCCGGGAAGCGCTGCTCCATGCGCTTTTAGCCGCTTACCGCTATGATCTGAAAGCGAAAAACGCCAGGGTGGATGCCCGTGTCTCTGTTCTGATCGGAGGCAATGAGATCTATGGGGCCCAGTTCACCCCCTTGTTGGCAGAAATCAGCAGACATCCCCTTGATATCTATGAATTTCCCAACCGAGGGCATGCGGAAGTGTTGAGCAAGGAGCCGGAGAAAATATCCCGGTTGATCAGGGAGATTTTGAATTATTGTTGA
- a CDS encoding NAD-dependent epimerase/dehydratase family protein, whose protein sequence is MHRIGVLGGTGEIGSRIVNLLKGEYSLMASYHSQSRPSAAGCEYVKLDIADAEQLQHFCRQCHVLINCAGASFLNGEKVARMAAHWQIPYIDPSGEAFLEERLEDRKDKAVFVLSAGYFPGMSGLLMRHVCESFDTPETISGLSVSEEIPSMSAIEDFILTNLSGFGTALSYYDHGAVVRDEGERLERIRGREFRFQNYLTVETARVAQHYGLKEAHWYHSSFGDQVIRKLQEAVIQYKLERAGYKSIVREVIEIFRQTMAGRESFSYTRIEGQGLLGKERTLMTAEVSSDCSSEISAIIAAYAAKAVLAKPLPPGIHYAMDIINMEEILKDLAELKAEIRISKVVLEQEVDDEYEEGEL, encoded by the coding sequence ATGCACCGTATAGGGGTTTTAGGTGGTACGGGTGAAATCGGCAGCAGAATAGTGAACCTGCTGAAGGGTGAATACAGCCTGATGGCTTCCTATCATAGCCAATCCAGACCATCTGCCGCCGGTTGTGAGTATGTAAAGCTTGACATTGCCGATGCTGAGCAGCTGCAGCACTTCTGCCGGCAATGCCATGTCCTGATCAATTGCGCAGGGGCGTCTTTCCTCAATGGTGAGAAGGTGGCCCGGATGGCTGCCCACTGGCAGATCCCTTATATTGATCCTTCGGGGGAGGCCTTTCTGGAAGAGCGGCTGGAGGACAGAAAGGATAAGGCTGTCTTTGTGCTGTCCGCCGGCTATTTCCCGGGGATGAGCGGGCTGCTGATGCGGCATGTCTGCGAGTCCTTTGACACTCCGGAGACCATCAGCGGCTTAAGCGTAAGCGAAGAAATACCCAGCATGTCGGCTATCGAAGATTTTATTCTCACCAATTTATCCGGTTTTGGGACGGCACTCAGCTATTATGATCATGGCGCTGTGGTCAGGGATGAAGGGGAAAGGCTGGAAAGGATCAGGGGCAGGGAATTCCGCTTTCAAAATTACCTGACCGTTGAAACGGCAAGGGTTGCGCAACACTATGGGCTGAAGGAAGCCCATTGGTACCATTCATCCTTTGGCGACCAGGTTATCCGCAAATTGCAGGAGGCGGTCATCCAGTATAAGTTGGAAAGAGCTGGATACAAAAGCATTGTCCGGGAAGTGATTGAGATATTCCGGCAAACCATGGCAGGCCGTGAATCCTTCAGTTATACAAGGATTGAGGGGCAAGGGCTGCTGGGGAAGGAGCGGACGCTGATGACGGCGGAGGTATCCAGTGATTGCAGCAGCGAGATCAGCGCCATCATAGCCGCTTATGCAGCGAAGGCGGTTTTGGCGAAGCCTTTACCCCCTGGCATCCATTACGCCATGGACATTATCAATATGGAGGAAATACTCAAGGATCTTGCTGAGCTGAAGGCAGAGATCCGGATCAGTAAGGTAGTTTTGGAACAGGAGGTTGATGATGAGTATGAAGAAGGGGAATTGTAA
- a CDS encoding TetR/AcrR family transcriptional regulator, translated as MKKSNRQLQKVQTKETLLNKAYQLFSSQGIMNTRMSDIAQAAGVSHGTVFAHFQTQEMLITEVIETYGEKIARRTHEAAGTCEHMEELLAAHLAGIGEFEPFYARLVIENRLLPPEARDVWVSIQSAISFHFSQVAQREIGSGQSIDLPLYFLFNTWVGLVHYYLVNGDLFAPEGNVVGRYGDTLVDHYMKMIRRDGGKGGEKE; from the coding sequence ATGAAAAAAAGCAATCGTCAATTGCAGAAAGTGCAGACTAAAGAAACCCTTTTGAACAAAGCATACCAGCTGTTCTCCAGCCAGGGCATCATGAATACCCGCATGTCCGACATTGCCCAGGCGGCAGGAGTCTCTCACGGTACGGTATTCGCCCATTTTCAGACCCAGGAAATGCTGATCACGGAAGTGATCGAAACCTATGGAGAGAAAATTGCCCGGCGTACCCATGAGGCGGCAGGCACCTGCGAGCATATGGAAGAACTTCTGGCGGCACATCTGGCCGGAATCGGGGAATTTGAACCCTTTTATGCCAGGCTGGTGATCGAGAACCGGCTGTTGCCGCCTGAGGCAAGGGATGTTTGGGTTTCCATTCAATCCGCTATTTCCTTTCACTTCAGCCAGGTGGCCCAGCGGGAAATAGGGTCGGGTCAGAGTATCGACCTTCCCCTCTATTTCCTCTTCAATACTTGGGTAGGGTTGGTCCATTATTATCTGGTCAACGGAGATTTGTTTGCCCCGGAAGGCAATGTGGTGGGCCGTTACGGTGATACCCTGGTGGATCATTATATGAAGATGATCCGCAGGGATGGGGGTAAAGGAGGGGAGAAGGAATGA
- a CDS encoding FAD-binding protein translates to MTLGLAGCTAAPAGGGNPAPAEAGMVPGDYLGVGNGRNGPIVVKVTLGADSIDAVKVVSERETHNTGSVPIQQYPDLIVQNQTLDLDIVSGATISSAAFLNAVRNAVTQAGGDPARFTGKVSADVPHEDTTADVVVVGAGGAGMTAAISAANAGKKVILLEKLGFVGGTSNYSIESFGAIGDKTHIALGSDVTADEQAAILTKQNPNGTAEAFSVLTHNNGAAADWLRTIGAQLTVAGGQISSTSSREVGEFGNTIVSALKAECAKAGVDVRVNSKAAELVMKDGMVDGVKVSTKQGDYTISAKAVVIASGGFGANNKMVAEYAPTLKDYKSSCSPGGTGDGHLMAQAAGADLKNMDYIRVNFTYTTAENGYFYYMGSLFNTGAIFVNKDGQRFVNDQGGYGVGPQVVAQGGSGWAIFDDSLVAGVKDVREYEKLGLFVSANTIEELADKIGVNKENLVKTITNYKGYVANGKDEEFGRAMLNMTFDEAPYYAAPMTCRVQGTFGGINTDVKAQVLNTEGTAIPGLFAAGECANDGTWGANPAAVNLVFGRIAGQNAAAYVK, encoded by the coding sequence TTGACACTGGGGCTGGCAGGCTGCACCGCCGCCCCCGCCGGTGGGGGAAACCCAGCCCCGGCGGAGGCAGGGATGGTTCCCGGTGACTACCTTGGCGTGGGCAACGGCCGCAACGGCCCCATCGTGGTTAAGGTCACACTCGGGGCGGACAGCATCGACGCCGTTAAGGTTGTGAGTGAACGAGAGACACACAACACCGGTTCCGTACCCATTCAACAGTATCCTGATTTGATCGTGCAGAATCAGACCTTGGACCTGGATATCGTAAGCGGGGCGACAATCAGCAGTGCCGCATTCCTGAACGCCGTCAGGAATGCTGTTACCCAGGCGGGCGGCGATCCTGCCCGGTTCACCGGCAAGGTGAGCGCAGATGTGCCCCATGAAGACACCACTGCCGATGTGGTGGTGGTTGGTGCCGGCGGTGCCGGTATGACCGCCGCGATCAGCGCGGCCAATGCAGGAAAGAAAGTTATCCTGCTGGAGAAGCTTGGCTTTGTGGGCGGTACCTCTAATTACTCCATCGAGAGCTTTGGTGCCATAGGGGATAAGACCCATATCGCGCTGGGCAGCGATGTGACCGCAGACGAACAAGCGGCAATATTAACAAAACAAAACCCCAACGGAACGGCGGAGGCCTTCAGCGTACTGACCCATAACAATGGTGCGGCAGCGGACTGGCTGCGCACTATCGGGGCACAACTGACGGTGGCGGGTGGTCAGATCAGCTCCACTTCGTCCCGGGAGGTAGGCGAATTTGGCAACACGATTGTGTCGGCACTTAAGGCAGAGTGCGCAAAGGCCGGCGTGGACGTGCGGGTCAACAGCAAAGCGGCTGAGCTGGTCATGAAGGATGGCATGGTGGACGGCGTTAAAGTGTCCACGAAGCAGGGGGACTACACTATTTCCGCGAAGGCGGTGGTCATCGCTTCCGGTGGCTTTGGGGCCAACAACAAAATGGTCGCCGAATATGCCCCCACTCTGAAGGATTATAAGAGTTCCTGCTCCCCCGGAGGTACGGGGGACGGTCATCTGATGGCTCAGGCTGCGGGCGCGGACTTGAAGAACATGGATTACATCCGCGTCAACTTTACCTATACTACGGCGGAGAACGGCTACTTCTATTATATGGGCAGCCTGTTCAACACCGGCGCGATTTTCGTGAACAAGGATGGTCAGCGTTTTGTAAACGATCAGGGCGGCTATGGAGTAGGCCCTCAGGTCGTTGCCCAGGGCGGCAGCGGCTGGGCGATCTTCGATGATTCCCTTGTCGCAGGGGTTAAGGATGTGCGCGAGTATGAGAAATTGGGCCTCTTCGTGAGCGCAAACACGATTGAAGAACTTGCGGATAAAATCGGTGTGAACAAGGAGAACCTCGTTAAGACGATCACTAATTACAAGGGTTATGTGGCTAACGGCAAGGATGAGGAGTTTGGCCGCGCCATGCTGAACATGACCTTTGACGAGGCGCCGTACTATGCTGCGCCGATGACCTGCCGCGTGCAGGGGACTTTCGGCGGAATCAACACGGATGTGAAGGCCCAGGTGCTTAATACGGAGGGAACCGCTATTCCCGGACTGTTCGCCGCCGGTGAATGCGCTAACGATGGAACCTGGGGCGCCAACCCAGCCGCCGTCAACCTGGTGTTTGGACGTATTGCGGGCCAAAACGCTGCTGCCTACGTCAAATAA